One Sulfolobales archaeon DNA window includes the following coding sequences:
- a CDS encoding glycerophosphodiester phosphodiesterase translates to MGANHGELEARIRRIFRRRPLIIAHRGYPAKYRENTIASFLAAKELGADMMEIDVRVSADGSLVAIHDPDIHGRPVRSVRDREIRILGIDFVEEIVEALPGDTLFMLDIKDEGSIYALERLISEKSIDDRVVLAGVPRAVEILGKKLALVMAPSFELCDWHETLRRAISMGAHVLNDHYSCYDPQAHREAVKRGIRISTWTVNDPSDIERMAALGVDAIVTDNLVDALKIARKFRRSV, encoded by the coding sequence GTGGGGGCGAACCATGGGGAGCTTGAGGCCAGGATAAGGAGGATCTTCCGGAGAAGGCCCCTGATCATAGCCCACAGAGGATATCCAGCTAAATATAGAGAGAACACTATCGCGTCTTTCTTAGCAGCGAAGGAATTGGGAGCCGATATGATGGAGATAGATGTTAGGGTATCTGCTGATGGTAGCTTGGTCGCTATCCATGATCCAGATATACATGGTAGGCCTGTTAGAAGTGTTAGAGATAGAGAGATAAGGATCCTGGGGATAGATTTTGTGGAAGAGATAGTTGAAGCCCTGCCAGGAGATACACTGTTTATGTTGGATATAAAGGACGAAGGCTCTATATACGCTCTTGAGAGGCTGATTAGTGAGAAATCCATTGATGATCGGGTAGTCCTAGCTGGAGTTCCGAGAGCGGTTGAGATACTTGGAAAGAAACTCGCGTTGGTTATGGCGCCTTCTTTCGAGCTGTGCGACTGGCACGAGACATTGAGGAGGGCTATATCTATGGGGGCCCATGTACTTAATGATCACTATAGCTGCTACGATCCACAGGCACATAGAGAAGCCGTTAAAAGGGGGATTAGAATCTCCACCTGGACTGTAAACGATCCCAGCGATATAGAGCGTATGGCAGCCCTAGGGGTGGATGCAATAGTTACAGATAACCTAGTGGATGCCCTAAAAATAGCTAGGAAGTTCAGAAGGAGTGTTTGA